The Periplaneta americana isolate PAMFEO1 chromosome 2, P.americana_PAMFEO1_priV1, whole genome shotgun sequence genome has a window encoding:
- the AlkB gene encoding nucleic acid dioxygenase ALKBH1 isoform X1: protein MFKSDFKFYKRKCPPPDLSDIIDFSQHFENNESDFVIGKTASPKCDQMVSKYMGLKPIDEWRIYELTNKPGLLFIPNPFTALGQRYWVCRCMRDFTCKPQKLNIDPHGYLKEGEKWWEICTKDPERGRTLLQKLRWATLGYHHNWDTKVYSEDAHDLFPEDLAELCELVAKAVGFHNFSAQAAIVNYYHLDSTLSGHTDHSEIDKDAPLFSFSFGQSAIFLLGGKSVEEKPIAMLICSGDIVIMSGQSRLCYHGVPRILATDKAPWNDLIIEKQNRSDVCEKVFECADSTLWKPFESYLRTSRINMNVRQVLKPGVTSLVQQSE, encoded by the exons ATGTTTAAGAGTGATTTTAAGTTTTATAAGAGGAAATGTCCTCCTCCAGATCTATCAGACATTATAGATTTTAGTCAACATTTTGaaaacaatgaaagtgacttt GTTATTGGTAAAACTGCAAGCCCAAAATGTGACCAAATGGTGAGCAAGTATATGGGATTAAAACCAATCGATGAGTGGAGAATTTATGAGCTAACTAATAAACCAg gTCTGTTGTTTATTCCCAATCCTTTCACTGCCCTTGGACAGAGATACTGGGTCTGTCGATGTATGAGGGATTTTACCTGCAAACCACAAAAACTAAACATTGATCCCCATGGATATTTGAAAGAAGGAGAAAAATGGTGGGAAATATGTACGAA AGATCCAGAAAGAGGCAGAACACTTCTTCAGAAATTAAGATGGGCGACTTTGGGTTACCATCATAACTGGGACACAAAG GTGTATAGTGAAGATGCACATGATCTTTTTCCTGAGGACTTGGCAGAACTTTGTGAATTAGTAGCCAAAGCTGTTGGATTTCACAATTTCTCTGCTCAGGCTGCTATTGTGAACTATTATCACCTGGACTCCACTCTTTCAGGACACACAGACCACTCTGAAATCGATAAGGACGCGCCCTTGTTTTCTTTCAG TTTTGGTCAGAGTGCAATTTTCCTGTTGGGTGGAAAAAGTGTGGAAGAGAAACCAATAGCGATGCTGATCTGCAGTGGTGATATTGTCATCATGTCAGGTCAGAGTCGACTTTGCTACCATGGAGTGCCTCGCATCCTAGCAACAGATAAGGCCCCCTGGAACGACTTGATAATAGAGAAACAGAATAGAAGCGATGTTTGTGAAAAGGTGTTTGAGTGTGCTGACAGCACTTTATGGAAACCATTCGAATCTTATTTACGGACATCAAGAATCAATATGAATGTGAGACAAGTTCTTAAACCTGGTGTAACAAGCCTTGTACAACAAAGTGaataa
- the AlkB gene encoding nucleic acid dioxygenase ALKBH1 isoform X2 yields the protein MVSKYMGLKPIDEWRIYELTNKPGLLFIPNPFTALGQRYWVCRCMRDFTCKPQKLNIDPHGYLKEGEKWWEICTKDPERGRTLLQKLRWATLGYHHNWDTKVYSEDAHDLFPEDLAELCELVAKAVGFHNFSAQAAIVNYYHLDSTLSGHTDHSEIDKDAPLFSFSFGQSAIFLLGGKSVEEKPIAMLICSGDIVIMSGQSRLCYHGVPRILATDKAPWNDLIIEKQNRSDVCEKVFECADSTLWKPFESYLRTSRINMNVRQVLKPGVTSLVQQSE from the exons ATGGTGAGCAAGTATATGGGATTAAAACCAATCGATGAGTGGAGAATTTATGAGCTAACTAATAAACCAg gTCTGTTGTTTATTCCCAATCCTTTCACTGCCCTTGGACAGAGATACTGGGTCTGTCGATGTATGAGGGATTTTACCTGCAAACCACAAAAACTAAACATTGATCCCCATGGATATTTGAAAGAAGGAGAAAAATGGTGGGAAATATGTACGAA AGATCCAGAAAGAGGCAGAACACTTCTTCAGAAATTAAGATGGGCGACTTTGGGTTACCATCATAACTGGGACACAAAG GTGTATAGTGAAGATGCACATGATCTTTTTCCTGAGGACTTGGCAGAACTTTGTGAATTAGTAGCCAAAGCTGTTGGATTTCACAATTTCTCTGCTCAGGCTGCTATTGTGAACTATTATCACCTGGACTCCACTCTTTCAGGACACACAGACCACTCTGAAATCGATAAGGACGCGCCCTTGTTTTCTTTCAG TTTTGGTCAGAGTGCAATTTTCCTGTTGGGTGGAAAAAGTGTGGAAGAGAAACCAATAGCGATGCTGATCTGCAGTGGTGATATTGTCATCATGTCAGGTCAGAGTCGACTTTGCTACCATGGAGTGCCTCGCATCCTAGCAACAGATAAGGCCCCCTGGAACGACTTGATAATAGAGAAACAGAATAGAAGCGATGTTTGTGAAAAGGTGTTTGAGTGTGCTGACAGCACTTTATGGAAACCATTCGAATCTTATTTACGGACATCAAGAATCAATATGAATGTGAGACAAGTTCTTAAACCTGGTGTAACAAGCCTTGTACAACAAAGTGaataa